In a single window of the Melissococcus plutonius ATCC 35311 genome:
- the aroE gene encoding shikimate dehydrogenase has product MDQFITGKTQLAALFAEPASHSISPSMHNLAFQLTDINAVYLAFEVGENTLKQAIEAVRSFHMLGVNLSMPNKVLALNYVDEISETAKLSGSINTIINNQGKLLGDNTDGLGFLQSLKIRKISILQKKMTILGIGGAAMALIAQTALVGIKEIAIYNRPKKTEELTVIQQKVKQIAKQTGCQITINNINNVKKLQQDLSESLLLINATNVGMSPLENQTLIDSTLLPKHLIVYDLIYQPKETRLLKEAKLNGNEAINGFDMLFYQGAAAFKKWTNQDMPVEKIRTLLGKNT; this is encoded by the coding sequence ATGGATCAGTTTATTACTGGAAAAACCCAACTGGCTGCTTTATTTGCAGAACCTGCTAGTCATAGTATTTCTCCAAGCATGCACAATCTAGCCTTTCAATTAACAGACATTAATGCGGTTTATCTAGCGTTTGAAGTAGGAGAGAATACATTAAAACAAGCAATTGAAGCTGTACGATCCTTCCATATGCTTGGTGTTAATTTATCCATGCCAAATAAGGTACTTGCATTAAATTATGTAGATGAAATTAGTGAGACAGCAAAATTAAGTGGTTCAATTAACACAATTATTAATAATCAAGGGAAATTGTTAGGAGATAATACAGATGGTCTTGGATTTCTACAAAGCTTAAAAATTCGCAAAATTTCTATTTTACAGAAAAAAATGACTATTTTAGGTATAGGTGGTGCTGCTATGGCGCTAATTGCACAAACGGCTTTGGTAGGAATAAAAGAGATAGCTATTTATAATCGACCGAAAAAAACAGAAGAATTAACTGTCATTCAACAAAAAGTGAAACAAATTGCAAAGCAAACAGGATGTCAGATAACAATAAATAATATAAATAATGTAAAAAAGCTACAACAAGATCTTTCAGAGAGTTTATTACTTATTAATGCAACTAACGTTGGTATGTCTCCTTTAGAAAATCAAACGCTGATTGATAGCACGCTACTTCCTAAGCATTTGATTGTTTATGATTTAATCTATCAACCTAAGGAAACGAGATTATTAAAAGAAGCCAAACTTAATGGGAATGAAGCTATCAATGGATTTGATATGTTATTCTATCAAGGTGCAGCAGCCTTTAAAAAATGGACAAATCAGGATATGCCTGTTGAAAAAATTAGAACACTTTTAGGAAAAAATACATAG
- the aroF gene encoding 3-deoxy-7-phosphoheptulonate synthase, producing MFIIMQPNATSEQINQIIEHIKANGLDVRLSKKEKQISIQLMGNEEKMHTLCLDNYPGIAQTFFTTSSYKLVSRAYHLEDTIVEVNDLKIGDGTLSVMAGPCAVESLDQVRECARIAKKGGATILRGGAFKPRTSPYAFQGLEEEGLSYLRQAADEYDLKVITEVMDEAHIEMVAHYSDILQIGARNMQNFRLLQAVGKTQLPIGLKRGIAATIDEWLNAAEYIAAQGNQNIIFIERGIRTFETATRNTLDLSAVPLLKQISHFPVIVDPSHGVGKWQLVSAMARAGIAAGSDGLIVEIHPDPSNAWSDGPQSLNEKNYLAMMNEVHIIEHAMQEIQKLNGE from the coding sequence ATGTTTATTATTATGCAACCAAATGCAACAAGCGAACAAATTAATCAAATTATTGAACATATTAAAGCAAACGGTTTAGATGTACGTCTGTCAAAAAAAGAAAAGCAAATAAGTATTCAACTCATGGGTAATGAAGAAAAAATGCATACTCTTTGTCTTGATAATTATCCTGGAATTGCCCAAACCTTTTTTACGACATCTTCCTATAAATTGGTTAGTCGTGCTTATCATCTGGAAGATACCATTGTGGAAGTTAATGATCTTAAAATTGGAGATGGGACACTGAGTGTTATGGCAGGCCCCTGTGCAGTTGAAAGCCTCGATCAAGTAAGAGAGTGCGCAAGAATAGCAAAAAAAGGCGGTGCTACTATTTTACGTGGAGGCGCCTTTAAACCGAGAACTTCACCTTATGCTTTTCAGGGGTTAGAAGAAGAAGGATTATCCTATCTTCGTCAAGCAGCCGATGAATACGACTTAAAAGTAATTACAGAAGTAATGGATGAAGCACATATTGAAATGGTGGCACATTATAGCGACATTCTACAAATTGGTGCAAGAAATATGCAAAATTTTAGATTGCTTCAGGCAGTTGGAAAAACCCAACTTCCTATTGGATTGAAACGAGGTATTGCTGCTACTATTGATGAATGGCTCAATGCGGCAGAGTATATTGCTGCTCAGGGAAATCAGAATATTATTTTTATCGAACGGGGGATTCGGACCTTTGAAACAGCCACACGAAATACATTAGATTTGAGCGCCGTTCCCTTACTTAAACAAATCAGTCATTTCCCAGTTATTGTTGATCCAAGTCATGGAGTTGGTAAATGGCAACTTGTATCAGCAATGGCTAGAGCGGGGATCGCCGCCGGTAGTGATGGTCTAATTGTTGAAATTCATCCAGATCCATCGAATGCTTGGTCTGATGGTCCACAATCATTAAATGAAAAAAATTACTTAGCAATGATGAATGAAGTGCATATTATTGAGCATGCTATGCAAGAAATTCAAAAACTTAATGGAGAATAA
- the aroB gene encoding 3-dehydroquinate synthase, with protein sequence MKLTVTLPNHSYELWIKKGAIQQVGNWIASIWAPQKIAIITDENVCPLYAEQVTQQLERNNFIPFLITVPAGETSKSLHVASEIYHSFAEFGLTRSDGIIALGGGVVGDLAGFVASTYMRGCHFLQIPTTLLAQVDSSIGGKTAINTEKAKNLIGTFSQPDGVLIDPDTLKTLDIRYLREGMAEIIKSAAIADENFWLQLANLKNESEFLQQAENMITTSCQIKKQAVENDEFDHGTRLLLNFGHTIGHALENVQGYGQLAHGEAVAIGMCQVTQISEEKGLTETGTYAKLKAMIEKFHLPNNKQTYAEEKLFQAIVHDKKIRGDNIQLVILEKIGKAKILSLPINNIKEYLKRKEN encoded by the coding sequence ATGAAATTAACAGTTACTTTACCTAATCACTCCTATGAATTATGGATAAAAAAGGGTGCAATCCAACAAGTTGGAAATTGGATAGCTTCTATTTGGGCACCGCAAAAAATAGCCATTATTACAGACGAAAATGTATGTCCTCTTTATGCTGAACAAGTTACCCAACAGTTAGAAAGAAATAACTTTATCCCTTTTTTAATCACTGTCCCGGCTGGTGAAACGAGTAAGAGTTTGCATGTTGCTTCAGAAATCTACCATTCATTTGCCGAATTTGGGTTAACACGTAGCGATGGCATTATTGCCTTGGGTGGGGGCGTTGTTGGTGATCTAGCTGGATTTGTTGCTTCTACCTATATGCGTGGGTGTCATTTTTTACAAATTCCAACAACATTACTTGCACAGGTAGACAGTAGCATTGGTGGCAAAACAGCCATTAATACAGAAAAAGCCAAAAATTTAATTGGAACTTTCTCACAACCTGATGGAGTATTAATTGATCCAGATACTTTAAAAACATTGGATATTAGATATTTACGTGAGGGAATGGCAGAAATCATTAAATCAGCCGCCATTGCAGATGAAAACTTTTGGTTACAATTGGCAAACTTAAAAAATGAATCAGAATTTTTACAACAAGCAGAAAATATGATTACTACGAGCTGTCAAATCAAAAAACAAGCAGTTGAAAACGATGAATTTGATCATGGTACAAGATTACTATTAAACTTTGGCCATACTATTGGGCATGCATTAGAGAATGTACAAGGTTATGGGCAACTCGCCCATGGAGAAGCGGTTGCCATTGGTATGTGTCAAGTGACGCAGATAAGCGAGGAAAAAGGATTAACTGAGACAGGAACCTATGCTAAATTAAAGGCAATGATAGAAAAATTTCATTTACCAAATAACAAGCAAACTTATGCTGAAGAAAAGCTTTTTCAAGCCATAGTTCATGATAAAAAGATACGTGGCGATAACATCCAGTTAGTTATTTTAGAAAAAATAGGGAAAGCAAAAATTTTATCGCTACCTATTAATAATATAAAAGAATATTTAAAAAGAAAGGAGAACTAG
- the aroC gene encoding chorismate synthase produces the protein MRFLTAGESHGPKLTAIIEGIPAGLSISAIEIDSELAKRQLGYGRGKRMTIEQDHVEITSGVRKGRTLGSPITLVIENKDWKNWSSIMEIEENSQTNEEKYRLNKPRPGHADLVGGIKYHQKDLRNVLERSSARETAIRVAVGAIAKKLLKELGIELVGHVLVLGGIQAKRSEKLTIEQISEKLTDSTVRTIDQTAEIKMKNRIDQAKQNGDTLGGTIEVVVEGVPIGLGSYVHWDQKLDAKIAQALMSVNAFKAVEFGMGSQLAYHSGSQVMDEITWNEAEGYLRKSNHLGGFEGGMTNGMPIIVRSTIKPLPTLYHPLQSVNIDTKESCSASVERSDCTAVPAASVICEAVVATEIAKALLDKFSNDSFAQMKKSVQNYREYTKKF, from the coding sequence ATGCGATTTTTAACCGCCGGAGAATCTCATGGACCGAAGCTGACAGCAATTATTGAAGGGATTCCAGCCGGCTTATCAATATCAGCGATAGAAATTGATTCTGAATTAGCTAAGCGTCAATTAGGTTATGGTCGAGGAAAGCGAATGACCATTGAACAAGACCATGTAGAAATAACTTCCGGTGTTCGAAAAGGTAGAACACTGGGGTCACCAATTACTTTGGTTATTGAAAATAAAGATTGGAAAAATTGGTCTTCCATAATGGAAATAGAAGAAAATAGCCAGACAAATGAGGAAAAATATCGACTCAATAAACCAAGACCTGGACATGCTGATCTTGTAGGTGGCATAAAATATCACCAAAAAGATTTAAGAAACGTCCTAGAACGATCTTCTGCTCGAGAAACTGCCATTCGAGTAGCAGTTGGCGCAATTGCCAAAAAATTATTAAAAGAATTGGGTATTGAACTTGTCGGACACGTGCTTGTCTTAGGTGGCATTCAAGCAAAAAGATCAGAAAAGTTAACTATTGAACAAATATCAGAAAAGTTGACTGATTCTACCGTTCGAACCATTGATCAAACGGCCGAAATAAAAATGAAAAACCGAATTGATCAAGCAAAACAAAATGGCGATACTCTTGGTGGCACGATTGAAGTTGTGGTTGAAGGTGTACCTATCGGGTTAGGTAGTTATGTACATTGGGATCAAAAATTAGATGCTAAAATCGCTCAAGCGTTGATGAGTGTCAATGCCTTTAAGGCAGTTGAATTTGGTATGGGAAGTCAATTGGCTTATCATTCAGGCAGTCAGGTAATGGATGAAATTACTTGGAATGAGGCAGAAGGATATTTGCGTAAGAGCAATCATCTTGGCGGATTTGAAGGTGGTATGACTAATGGAATGCCAATTATCGTTAGAAGCACAATAAAACCCTTACCAACACTTTATCATCCCTTACAAAGTGTTAATATTGATACTAAAGAGAGTTGCTCAGCAAGTGTTGAACGCTCAGATTGTACGGCAGTTCCAGCTGCGAGTGTCATTTGTGAAGCTGTGGTTGCAACCGAAATCGCTAAAGCTCTATTAGATAAATTTTCGAATGACTCATTTGCACAAATGAAAAAATCCGTTCAGAATTATCGTGAATATACGAAAAAATTTTGA
- the aroA gene encoding 3-phosphoshikimate 1-carboxyvinyltransferase yields the protein MKLLKKPKRLIGKVTVPGDKSISHRGIMFGAIANGVTMVKNFLYSADCLATLQAFKDLGIKILIEEEMVSIHGKGFNGLRKPRHPINVGNSGTTIRLLMGILAGAPFSIELTGDTSIQHRPMNRIILPLKEMGVDCKEEKQIGYPPLSFTGTSQLHAIHYTLPVASAQVKSALLFAALQAEGTSKITEKAKTRDHTERMIQQFGGNLKISQNTITLIGPQQLSGQTIIVPGDISSAAFFLAAGLLVLDSEIRLENVGINPTRTGILDVIQQMNGFLHISTYDSIHLTGTLTTKSSSLKAVTISGELIPRLIDELPIIALLATQAIGKTVIKDAEELKVKETNRIDAVAQELTKLGAKIQPTSDGLIVYGPTPLHGGKVSSRGDHRIAMMLQIAALLTKEQVELENAEVINVSYPNFFNDLQSVIDNT from the coding sequence ATGAAATTACTCAAAAAACCAAAACGGTTAATTGGAAAGGTAACTGTACCAGGAGATAAGTCGATTTCTCACCGAGGTATCATGTTTGGCGCCATTGCTAATGGAGTAACAATGGTTAAAAACTTTCTTTATAGTGCTGATTGCCTAGCTACCTTACAGGCATTTAAAGATTTAGGGATAAAAATTCTAATAGAGGAAGAAATGGTTTCGATTCATGGCAAGGGATTTAATGGGTTAAGAAAACCAAGACATCCAATCAATGTTGGAAATTCTGGTACAACAATCCGTTTACTAATGGGAATCTTAGCTGGTGCGCCATTTTCAATTGAACTTACTGGGGATACTTCCATTCAACATCGTCCAATGAATAGAATTATCTTGCCACTTAAAGAAATGGGTGTTGATTGTAAAGAAGAGAAACAAATAGGATATCCACCACTTTCTTTTACAGGAACTTCACAATTACATGCGATTCATTATACCTTACCAGTAGCAAGTGCTCAGGTAAAATCTGCCTTACTTTTTGCAGCATTGCAAGCAGAGGGCACTTCAAAAATTACGGAAAAAGCAAAAACGAGAGATCACACTGAACGAATGATTCAACAATTTGGTGGAAATTTGAAGATTTCACAAAATACCATTACTTTAATTGGGCCACAACAATTGAGTGGACAAACAATTATTGTACCTGGTGATATTTCTTCAGCAGCTTTTTTCTTGGCCGCTGGACTATTGGTACTAGATAGCGAAATAAGATTAGAAAATGTTGGCATCAATCCTACACGAACAGGAATATTAGATGTTATTCAACAAATGAATGGTTTTTTACATATCTCCACCTATGATTCAATACATTTAACTGGTACATTGACGACGAAAAGCAGTTCCCTTAAAGCAGTAACGATTTCAGGAGAGTTAATTCCTCGTTTGATTGATGAATTGCCAATTATTGCACTTTTAGCAACACAGGCAATCGGTAAAACAGTGATCAAAGATGCGGAAGAATTGAAGGTGAAAGAAACAAATCGAATTGATGCTGTTGCTCAAGAATTAACGAAGTTAGGTGCCAAAATTCAACCAACGAGTGATGGATTAATTGTTTACGGTCCGACTCCCTTACATGGAGGTAAGGTAAGTAGTCGTGGAGATCATCGAATTGCTATGATGCTTCAAATCGCTGCATTACTGACAAAAGAGCAAGTTGAACTAGAAAATGCTGAAGTTATCAATGTTTCTTATCCTAATTTCTTTAATGATTTACAGTCTGTAATCGATAATACATAG
- a CDS encoding shikimate kinase, which translates to MDTKCLLIGFMGVGKTTIAKLLAKELATSYIDLDEKIVETTKMSINDYFNVYGEKAFRNYETQMLQYYLGIKPIIATGGGIVTSSKNRQLLKTNCPIIYLKADTETLLKRITTDSLTLRPLIINKTEEEINELVEYRRSFYEELADLTIKTDEKTPNQITQKILANLKK; encoded by the coding sequence ATGGATACAAAATGCCTTTTAATTGGTTTTATGGGTGTAGGCAAAACAACAATTGCAAAATTATTAGCAAAGGAGTTGGCAACTTCCTATATTGATTTAGATGAAAAGATCGTTGAAACAACCAAGATGTCGATTAATGATTATTTCAATGTATATGGAGAGAAAGCTTTCCGAAATTATGAAACACAAATGCTACAATACTATTTAGGAATAAAACCAATCATTGCTACAGGTGGAGGTATCGTTACCTCTTCAAAAAATCGTCAACTTTTAAAGACAAACTGCCCAATTATTTATTTAAAGGCAGATACAGAAACATTATTGAAAAGAATCACTACCGATTCGTTAACATTACGTCCGCTAATTATCAATAAAACAGAAGAAGAAATCAACGAATTAGTTGAATATAGGCGATCCTTTTATGAAGAATTAGCTGACTTGACTATAAAAACGGATGAGAAAACACCAAATCAGATTACTCAAAAAATTCTAGCAAATCTTAAGAAGTAG
- a CDS encoding cation:proton antiporter: protein MEFIYLIVIFAFAITFSNIVNRLVPILPSPVIQIILGIIIGLTKMGQDITFNPEIFLIMIIAPLLFREGELANIKIIMKDFVVILFLAFLGVLITLICVGWTLHLILPAIPIAVCFAFGSALGPTDAVAINSLSGRIRIPKRAMNVLAGESLINDASGVTAFQFALAALLTGYFSPQSAIISLIFSSIGGAFIGISLAWLKRQIVQILEKASAKDVSGYLLLELLLPFLAYMLAEIIGGSGIIAAVVAGVMQSTGNKKVALFEAELSNVTGVTWSMIEFTLNALVFLFLGIELSQVFSPVWNNAIYSNGFLFLVILIISIVLFGIRFLALIGIYSIKEGISYIKENINELLIITFGGVKGNVSLATIFILPLTLNGQPFSERTLLLFITACVILITIVISLIVLPFLTEPSEQEMDTNDHKQRIALLNGVIHLLKKQYKSEPKDEINVVIDLYQERIRELYTEQLSQERRYQVQELRAFIVSIEKDGLNEWITQHRINASEYFIYRNWISRLERSITKQLLSFVGFWLLYIRKFFSFILHPSFIVKYRRTKKSVHVLKKSEIKTIKQLFSENTTVILKSLENLKGIYDDDIVQFFINSRLETAKRFEQDNFVNTYSIQSESDYIKEVLIGYQFERRLIDEFEIAGKISFIQANEFRKNVNLLESYSIDQASSTVPLNRLLKRINKETENEN, encoded by the coding sequence ATGGAATTCATCTATTTAATCGTTATTTTTGCTTTTGCTATTACCTTTTCAAATATTGTTAATCGATTGGTTCCTATTCTTCCCTCACCAGTTATTCAAATTATTCTAGGCATTATTATCGGTTTAACAAAAATGGGACAAGATATTACTTTTAACCCCGAAATTTTTCTTATCATGATTATTGCTCCTTTACTATTTCGTGAAGGAGAGCTGGCAAATATCAAAATAATTATGAAAGATTTTGTAGTTATTCTTTTTTTAGCTTTCTTGGGCGTACTCATTACATTGATATGTGTTGGCTGGACGCTACATTTAATCTTACCAGCAATTCCCATTGCCGTTTGTTTTGCATTTGGTTCGGCACTTGGACCAACGGATGCTGTTGCTATAAATTCTTTATCTGGTCGGATCCGTATTCCAAAACGAGCAATGAACGTTCTGGCTGGTGAAAGCCTAATAAATGATGCTTCTGGTGTAACTGCCTTTCAATTTGCACTGGCAGCACTTCTAACTGGGTACTTTTCACCTCAAAGTGCCATTATTTCATTAATTTTTTCAAGTATTGGTGGTGCTTTCATTGGTATTAGTCTAGCTTGGTTAAAGAGACAAATTGTACAAATATTAGAGAAAGCATCAGCAAAAGATGTTAGTGGCTATTTACTACTAGAATTACTTTTACCCTTTTTAGCTTATATGCTTGCTGAAATTATTGGTGGTTCTGGTATTATTGCCGCTGTAGTTGCCGGTGTAATGCAATCGACAGGAAATAAAAAGGTGGCTTTATTTGAAGCAGAACTTTCGAATGTGACTGGCGTTACTTGGAGCATGATTGAATTTACATTAAATGCACTTGTATTTCTTTTTTTAGGTATTGAACTATCTCAAGTTTTTTCACCTGTTTGGAATAACGCCATCTATTCAAATGGTTTCTTATTCCTTGTCATATTGATCATTAGTATTGTTTTATTTGGCATACGCTTTTTAGCTCTTATTGGTATTTATAGTATAAAAGAAGGAATTTCTTATATAAAAGAAAATATAAATGAACTCTTAATTATAACTTTTGGTGGTGTAAAAGGAAATGTTAGTTTAGCAACAATTTTTATTTTACCACTAACCTTGAATGGCCAACCTTTCTCAGAAAGGACTTTGTTATTATTTATTACTGCTTGTGTTATTTTAATAACAATTGTCATCAGTTTGATCGTGTTGCCTTTTTTAACTGAACCAAGTGAACAAGAAATGGACACAAACGATCATAAACAAAGAATTGCTCTATTAAATGGTGTCATACATTTATTAAAAAAACAATATAAATCAGAACCAAAAGATGAAATAAACGTTGTCATTGATCTTTATCAAGAAAGAATCAGGGAGCTATATACAGAACAGCTTTCTCAAGAACGTAGATACCAAGTACAAGAATTACGTGCATTCATTGTTTCTATTGAGAAAGATGGACTTAATGAATGGATTACCCAACATAGAATAAATGCGAGTGAGTATTTTATCTATAGAAATTGGATTTCTCGCTTAGAACGTTCTATCACAAAACAGTTACTCTCATTTGTAGGCTTTTGGTTGTTGTACATCCGAAAATTTTTTTCTTTTATTCTTCATCCAAGTTTTATTGTAAAATATCGAAGAACAAAGAAGAGTGTACATGTGTTGAAAAAATCTGAGATAAAAACAATTAAACAATTGTTCTCGGAAAATACGACGGTCATCTTAAAAAGCTTAGAAAATTTAAAGGGGATCTACGATGATGATATTGTTCAATTTTTTATTAATTCACGCTTAGAAACAGCTAAAAGATTTGAGCAAGATAACTTTGTTAATACGTATAGTATTCAGTCAGAATCAGATTATATTAAAGAAGTATTAATTGGTTACCAATTTGAACGTAGGCTAATTGATGAATTTGAAATTGCTGGTAAGATTTCTTTTATTCAGGCAAATGAATTTCGGAAAAATGTTAACTTGCTGGAATCTTATTCAATTGATCAAGCTTCCAGTACCGTTCCCCTAAATCGATTATTAAAAAGAATCAATAAAGAGACAGAAAATGAAAATTAA
- a CDS encoding ABC-F family ATP-binding cassette domain-containing protein, translated as MKELQVTNLTKSYGEKILFDHLSFNIHSKDRIGLIGTNGTGKTSLLNILAKKDKGEGNLSSIQHPNDYTIGYLSQEPPFSPNLTVIQTVFQGDSLLLQTVRDYELALLALEQLGMNEKTQKQYAQAEEKMNKYDAWSADTTAKIILQKLGIDYLQKKMSDLSGGQQKRVGLAQILIESPDLLLLDEPTNHLDYETIEWLENFLASYKGAFLVVTHDRYFLDHVTNRIFELSFEKLYEYKGNYENYLLDHAQREDTAIQQEAKRKQLYKKELDWIRAGVKARGTKQQARIDRFEDLKKNLHQVKQKQALEVGIDTQRLGKKVIEIKNGDYQKDKHTILNEFNLLVQAGDRIGITGKNGTGKTTLLNILSGRLPLEAGSYTVGQTVHLAYYTQQSENLDPTKRMIAYLQETANEVKMQNGTLSHDRYFLNKTADRLLIFQGNGKIDEFLGSIDEYLDQEKQSEKKETLVKKTVKKKNQPKEKTKLTYMEQKEWVGIEEEITQLEKKVISLTEEMTQQGDNFVRLEELQQELTTIEQQLDEKMARWEYLSAFVDN; from the coding sequence ATGAAAGAATTACAGGTAACAAATTTAACAAAAAGTTATGGTGAGAAGATTTTATTTGATCACCTCTCCTTTAACATTCATTCGAAAGACCGTATTGGGTTGATTGGAACCAATGGAACCGGAAAAACAAGTCTTTTAAATATTCTGGCAAAAAAAGATAAAGGAGAAGGCAATCTTTCTAGTATTCAGCATCCGAACGATTATACAATTGGCTATTTATCGCAGGAACCACCATTCTCTCCAAATTTAACTGTGATCCAAACCGTGTTTCAAGGTGATTCCCTACTTCTTCAAACAGTTAGAGATTATGAATTGGCTTTATTAGCACTTGAACAGCTGGGGATGAATGAGAAAACACAAAAACAGTATGCACAAGCAGAAGAAAAAATGAATAAATACGATGCTTGGTCGGCAGATACCACTGCTAAAATTATTTTACAAAAATTAGGGATTGATTATTTACAAAAAAAAATGAGTGACTTATCTGGTGGACAACAAAAACGTGTAGGTCTTGCTCAAATATTAATTGAATCACCTGATTTACTTTTATTGGATGAGCCGACCAATCATCTTGATTATGAAACTATTGAATGGCTAGAAAATTTTTTAGCATCTTACAAAGGAGCATTCTTGGTTGTCACCCATGATCGTTATTTTTTAGATCATGTAACTAATCGAATTTTTGAATTATCTTTTGAAAAGCTTTATGAATATAAAGGAAATTATGAAAATTATCTATTGGATCATGCACAAAGAGAGGATACAGCCATTCAGCAAGAGGCAAAAAGGAAACAACTTTATAAAAAAGAATTAGATTGGATACGAGCTGGTGTAAAAGCACGAGGAACGAAACAGCAAGCAAGAATTGATCGCTTTGAAGACTTAAAGAAGAATTTACATCAGGTAAAACAAAAGCAGGCTTTAGAAGTTGGTATTGATACACAACGACTAGGAAAAAAAGTCATTGAAATTAAAAATGGAGATTATCAAAAAGATAAGCATACCATTTTGAATGAATTTAATTTATTGGTTCAAGCAGGTGATCGAATTGGTATCACAGGAAAGAATGGGACAGGAAAAACGACTTTATTGAACATTTTATCCGGACGGCTTCCTTTAGAAGCTGGCAGTTATACTGTAGGTCAAACGGTACATCTGGCTTATTATACACAACAAAGTGAAAATTTGGACCCAACAAAACGGATGATTGCTTACCTACAAGAAACAGCCAATGAAGTCAAAATGCAAAATGGCACCCTTTCCCATGATCGTTACTTTTTAAATAAGACAGCAGATAGGCTACTTATTTTTCAAGGAAACGGAAAAATTGATGAATTCCTTGGTTCTATTGATGAATATTTAGACCAAGAAAAACAAAGTGAGAAAAAAGAAACATTGGTTAAAAAAACAGTAAAGAAAAAAAATCAACCTAAAGAGAAAACAAAATTGACTTATATGGAACAAAAAGAATGGGTTGGCATTGAAGAAGAAATTACACAATTAGAGAAAAAGGTAATCTCACTAACAGAAGAAATGACACAACAAGGCGATAACTTTGTCCGTTTAGAGGAATTACAACAAGAATTAACAACGATTGAGCAACAATTAGATGAAAAAATGGCACGTTGGGAATACCTAAGTGCATTTGTAGATAATTAG
- a CDS encoding thymidylate synthase, translated as MEEAYLALGREILTNGEAKEDRTGTGTLSIFGYQMRFNLSTGFPLLTTKRVPFGLIKSELLWFLKGDTNIRFLLENNNHIWDEWAFERYTKSPDYIGPDMTNFGQRVLTDSKFSEIYQEQHQLFCNKILTDDEFAQQYGELGNIYGAQWRRWQTKSGKFIDQLTQVIEMIKKTPDSRRLIVSAWNPEEIPSMALPPCHTLFQFYVSHNKLSCQLYQRSGDVFLGVPFNIASYALLTHLIAHETGLEVGEFVHTFGDVHLYKNHIDQMNEQLTRKPKQLPTLVLNTTKTSIFDFDMADIKVENYQPYPAIKAPIAV; from the coding sequence ATGGAAGAAGCTTATTTAGCATTGGGACGGGAAATTTTAACAAATGGTGAAGCGAAAGAAGACCGAACAGGTACAGGGACACTAAGCATTTTTGGCTATCAAATGCGCTTTAATCTCTCAACTGGATTTCCTTTACTAACGACAAAGCGTGTTCCATTTGGTTTAATTAAAAGTGAGTTATTGTGGTTTTTAAAAGGTGATACCAATATTCGCTTTCTTCTTGAAAATAATAATCACATTTGGGATGAATGGGCATTCGAGCGATACACCAAAAGTCCAGACTATATTGGGCCAGATATGACTAACTTTGGCCAACGTGTATTAACAGATTCAAAATTTTCAGAAATTTATCAAGAACAACATCAACTTTTTTGTAATAAGATTTTAACAGATGATGAGTTTGCACAACAATATGGAGAATTAGGAAATATTTACGGTGCACAGTGGCGTCGCTGGCAAACTAAAAGTGGAAAGTTCATTGATCAATTAACTCAGGTGATTGAAATGATAAAAAAAACACCTGATTCTAGAAGATTAATTGTTTCAGCGTGGAATCCTGAAGAAATTCCATCAATGGCATTGCCACCATGTCATACATTATTCCAATTTTATGTCAGTCATAACAAATTAAGCTGTCAGCTTTACCAACGTAGTGGCGATGTATTTTTGGGTGTTCCATTTAATATAGCTAGCTATGCATTATTGACACACTTAATTGCACATGAAACAGGGCTGGAAGTCGGTGAATTTGTTCACACGTTTGGCGATGTACATTTATATAAAAATCATATTGATCAAATGAATGAACAACTAACAAGGAAACCAAAACAACTTCCAACGCTTGTCTTAAACACAACTAAAACTTCCATTTTTGATTTTGACATGGCTGACATCAAGGTTGAGAATTATCAGCCTTATCCAGCAATTAAAGCACCTATTGCAGTTTAA